From a region of the Acidimicrobiales bacterium genome:
- a CDS encoding VOC family protein, translating to MPSFAGVSHVDLTVRDVQASAEWYRTVFGMQTLFETTEDVRSAVVLFDPDSKVAICVGSHVANQGEPFDEARTGLDHLSLRVRTRDELEEWAAHLDALGVEHSPIADADYGSVLVFRDPDNIQLELFVNP from the coding sequence ATGCCGAGCTTCGCGGGGGTGTCGCACGTCGACCTGACGGTACGCGACGTGCAGGCCAGTGCCGAGTGGTACCGCACGGTGTTCGGGATGCAGACCCTGTTCGAGACCACAGAAGACGTGCGGTCCGCCGTCGTGCTGTTCGACCCCGACAGCAAGGTCGCCATCTGCGTGGGCAGCCACGTCGCCAACCAAGGCGAGCCCTTCGACGAGGCCCGCACTGGCCTTGACCACCTGTCGCTGCGGGTGCGCACGCGGGACGAGCTGGAGGAGTGGGCGGCGCACCTCGATGCCTTGGGCGTGGAGCACTCGCCCATCGCCGATGCCGACTACGGCTCGGTGCTCGTGTTCCGCGACCCCGACAACATCCAACTGGAGCTGTT